The sequence below is a genomic window from Thalassobaculum sp. OXR-137.
CCTGTCAACGACCCCACCCGCGCCATGCCCGATTTCCAGTTCGAGCTGACCACCACGCCTGCGGCGGCCGACCTGGCCACGGTGAAGGCCGGGATGTGGCGATATGTGCAGTCCCGGCTGCCGGGCCTGCCCGACGAGTCCGAGGACGTGTCGGCGGCGCTCTTCGCCCGGACGGCGGACGGCACGGTGATCGGCGGTGTCCAGGGCAACGTGTACTGGAACGGGCTGGAAGTCGAGCAGCTCTGGATCGAGGAGACCCACCGCCGCCTCGGCCTCGCCCGCGACCTGATGACCCGGCTGGAGGACTTCGCCCGCCGGCACGGGGCGGTGATCGCCTATCTGCGCACCGTGGACGCGCGGCCGTTCTACGAACGCATCGGCTACGCGGTCTACGGAACACTGGAGGACCGGCCGATCGGCACCGTGCTGTACCACATGAAGAAGCGGCTGGACCGGGGCTAAGGCGCGGGCCGCGGCCCTTCGACCCCTCCAAACCCGTCATCCCGAACTTGTTTCGGGACCTCACCTCGATCATCCGCCGGGAGGTCCCGAAACAAGTTCGGGATGACGGTTTGGAGAAGGTTGTGGCCCCCTACCCCACCTCCATCGGCAGGCTCTCGTCGGTCACCCATTCGGACAGGGACGCGTCGTACAGCGCCACGTTCGCCCGGCCCAGACGGGTCAGCCAGTAGGCGGTGACCGAGGCCGCGATGCCGCCGCCGCAATAGGGCACCACCCGCCCCGCCTCCATCGCCCCCGCCGCACGCAGGGCCGCCTCGATCTCGGACGCCGGTCGAAATGCGTTGGTCTGCGGGTCGAGCAGCGTCGACGACGGCACGTTCGTCGAGCCGGCGATCCGCCCGGCCCGGCCGTAATGCACCCCCTCGCCCTTGTGCTGCGCGTGCGACAGGGCGTTGACGATGCACACGCCGGGATCGCCGACCGCCGCCAGCACCTCGTCGCGGCCCGCCACCAGGTCCGGGCGCGGGTGCGGGGTCAGGGTGGCCGCCGGCAGGGTCACCGAGCCGCTCTCCACCGGCCGACCCTCTTCCCGCCATTTCTTCAGCCCGCCATCCAGAACGGCGGCGTTGTCGAAGCCCGCAACCCGCAGCATCCACCAGAACCGGGTCGCCCATTGCGGGCTGTCGGCGGCATAGAGCACCACCGCCGTGCCGTCGCCGATGCCATGGGCGCCGAACACCTCAGCCAGGCGCTGCGGCGTCGGCATGGTGAAGCGGAACCGCCCCGCCGGGTCAGAGAAGTCGCCCGTCAGGTCCAGGAACGCTGCCCCGGGGATATGCGCCTCCTCATAGGACGTCCGCCCGCTCTCGGCCCGCAGAGTGGTCTGCGGATCGGGCACCAGGAAACAGGTGCAGTCGAACACCCGCACCCCTCCCGTCTCCATTGCCTCGGCCAGCCAGCCGGTCGACACCAGACTGTCCGGCAACTCGTAAGCGCTTGATCCGGCCATGCTTCGCGTGCTCCCCTGAGGTTCTCCGGCAGCGTCTGTCGCGCCGCCTCCCACCGGACTGTACCGGATGCCCTCCGTCGCACAAATCCGTGCCGCCTTCGATGCCGTGCCCCGCAATGTCCAGGGCATGTTTTGGATCGTCCTCTCCGGGCTGATCTTCTCCAGCTTCATGGCGCTGGTCCGGCTGGTCGGCAACAC
It includes:
- a CDS encoding GNAT family N-acetyltransferase, producing the protein MPDFQFELTTTPAAADLATVKAGMWRYVQSRLPGLPDESEDVSAALFARTADGTVIGGVQGNVYWNGLEVEQLWIEETHRRLGLARDLMTRLEDFARRHGAVIAYLRTVDARPFYERIGYAVYGTLEDRPIGTVLYHMKKRLDRG
- a CDS encoding sulfurtransferase, producing MAGSSAYELPDSLVSTGWLAEAMETGGVRVFDCTCFLVPDPQTTLRAESGRTSYEEAHIPGAAFLDLTGDFSDPAGRFRFTMPTPQRLAEVFGAHGIGDGTAVVLYAADSPQWATRFWWMLRVAGFDNAAVLDGGLKKWREEGRPVESGSVTLPAATLTPHPRPDLVAGRDEVLAAVGDPGVCIVNALSHAQHKGEGVHYGRAGRIAGSTNVPSSTLLDPQTNAFRPASEIEAALRAAGAMEAGRVVPYCGGGIAASVTAYWLTRLGRANVALYDASLSEWVTDESLPMEVG